CGGGTCAGAGGCTGGGACGCGCAGGGTCGTCCAACTGAGGAATGTTTGGAGCGGGCCGGTGTCGTGACGGATCGTCGATTCGTGATGACGGCGTCCGCGGTAAAGAAACCGTAACAAGAGAGGTCTAAGTGAAATATGCAAAAATCGTTTTCTGGTCGTTTTTGCTGAGTGTTGTTTGTTCCCTGAATCTGCAGGCCGCCGAGCCAGGGGTTCAGGTGCGCAAGGGGCCGACGGACATCGTCAACGGCATTGCCCTGGCTGATGAAGACATCACCGTCTCCAACGAATTCTACAAAATCGCCTTTGCCGTTGGAACAACCCCGCCATGGGGCGTTCCGCATGGCTCCATCGTGGACTCCGCTCTATTCGTGGACGGGGAGTGGACCGACAATCGAACCGCGTTGATCGATTTCCTGCCCCATGGCTGGTCCGCCTGGCCCAGTGAATCCCAGCGGACGCATATCGTGGAGCAGAGTCCAGACCGGGTCGTCATCCAGATCACCAGGGACTACGACGCGAACATTGAACTGATCACGACGTATACGGTTACATCCGGAAGCAATATCCTGGATGTTTCCACGCGGATGACGAATCGCGGTGAGAAAACCTACGAAGACCTGCTGGCCGGGTATTCGCTGTGCACCCTCAGCGGGTATATGTTCGGCCCCTGGGGCACCGTGGAAAGAGGCTACGATCAGGTGGCCGAAGACTGGTTTGGGGACTATGTTCTCGGGTATGACGAACACTTCGCCATGGCCGTGCATTACCCCGGGTTCACGGATTTTGCCTGGGGGACCGGATGGCGGGATCTCTACAGGAAACAGACGTTGGCTCCCGGGGATACCGTGGATCTGGCGGCCTGGATCCAATTCGACGATATCGGCAGTGCCGCTGGGGTGATGCGTCATAACCTTGCGCTGAACGAAAAGCCTTTTGGGACGGTTTCCGGAGTCGTACGATCCACTGAGGGGAATGCCGTCGCCGAACCCGTCGTAATATTCGAAAAGGCCACGCCGGAGGCCCGGGACATGCTCTTCGCCTGGACCGTCGGGGAAAACGGTACTTATGAAATCGCCCTGGAAGAGGGGGAATATGCCGTCCATGCCGTGGCCAAGGGGTATTCGCTGACCGCCAAGCAACGGATTACCGTCTCCCCCGGAGAAAATACCCTCCTCGATTTCAGTAACATCAGCAAGGGAGGCGAGGTTGTCCTTTCCGTCGTGGACAAGAAGACGCACCAACCCATCGACGCCCGGATCGAAGTGGTTGAGGGGCCGGAAATCCTCGTGGAGTACGTTGGAGCCAGGACCTTTTTCACGGAGTTGGAAGAGCCAGGCATGGCCAGCTTCCAGTTGGCTCAGGGCGAATACACCCTGTCTGTTTCCAAAGGTGCTGATTTTACGGCCAGAGAGGAGATGGTCAACCTGTCCGTTGTGTCCGAAGGGCGTCACGCACTGGATCAAGCCGTCGAGCAGTTGATCGACCTGCCCGGTTCAGGATGGTATGCGGCGGACCTGCACCACCATTCGGATATTCTGGACGGTGTGACGCCTCCGGATTATCTTGTTCGCTCTCAACTCGCCGGCGGATTGGACATCGTTTTTGTCAGCGATCACGACTCCATTGCCAACAATGAACAGATCGCTGAAATGGCCAAGTCCAGGTCAGTTCCCTTCATATCCGGGATCGAGGTTTCCCCGAACTGGGGGCATATCAATGTTCTGCCGATTCCCTTGGATGGGCGGGACGTGTCCATTGATCCCGGTGCCACGGTGGGAGAGATTTTTGCCAGGGCCAGAGAATTGGACGCCCTGGTGATGGTCGCTCACCCGTACATCACGTACGGGTATTTTCACAGCGCGGAACGCGACATGGTCCCCGGCGGCTGGGACGCGGATTTTGATTTGATTGAAATCAACGGCGCTATCTCCACCAAGGATAATCACAAGGCCCTGCAACGGACCTGGGAGTTTTGGAATAACCAGGAAAAATACTATCTTGCCGGTGGAAGCGATGTCCATGACGTGTGGCGTTACCGGTCCGGCAATGCCAGGACCATCGCTCGTGTCGACGGCGACTTCACTTTGGAGAAGTATTACCAAGCCCTGAAACAGGGCAACTCCTATGTTTCCTTCGGTCCGCTGGTTTATCCCGAGCATGCCTTTGGCCAGACCATTCATGTGCCCGCCAGTGGGTTCGATCTGTACTTCAAGACGGTCTCCGTTCATGGAGTTGACACGATCACGGTCGTTACCGAAGGGTCCAGATTCAACGACGACGGTGAAATCGAGGGATTTGCCTTCCAGAAAAACTATGACGGCGTTGGCGAGCAAAATGTCTCCGTTGCGCTGACACCGAAGAAAAATACGTGGTACGCTCTGGTCATCGAAGATGGCCAAGGAAACTGGGCCATGAGCAACCCCATTTGGGTGAATGTCCTGTAGCTGGACAGCCTCTTGCCCTGCGTAATGAAAACGCGGTACTTCAGCCGGAAAAGGTGAGGTACCGCGTTTTTCGCGTTGGTGCGCGCGCACCCTGTCTTGCTTCGCCACACGGGAAATCCATGCTGAATCTCATCCTCCCCTCCAACCTGGACGCTCTGCGGGAAATACTCGACGAGGACCCGGAATTCTTGCTCGATGTCGCCGCCATGGTCAACTGCCTGGGCACGTGTCGCCTTTGTGAGCGGCGTTTCGTGCCCATTACCCCTTTGGTTGAATCTTTGGAACCTCTGTATGGCGACTTCAAAGGATTGCATGCCCTTTTGCGCCATAATCCGTACATTTCCCTGTCCGAGGCCATCTGCGGGTTTTGCCACGCGGACCCTGGACTTCTGAACATGTTCCAGAAAATGAAGAAGCTGTGAGTTCCATTCTGCTGGTTCATCGCGGTGCACTGGGGGATTTTCTGATGGCCTGGCCGTCCATGCTCGCCCTCCATGAGCATTTCGCGGACAAAAATGTGTATTGGGCCGGAACGAACGATCGCGTGCACTGGTTGCGGCCTTTGGGCGTGGAGCCGTTCTCTTTGGAGATGCGTCGGGGCATGGATGCATTGTTCCTTCGCGAGCAGTGGCCGATGGAGTTGGGGGATGCGAGGGTTTTCTGGTTCGTGCTGGATACGAACCCGCCGGTTCGGACCCACTCCCGGCTGCATGTGTTGCGCGCCTTTTCCGGTTCCGAGAGAGGTCCGGCCATGTCGCCCAGGGATGCGTATGCCCAGGGGCTGCGCGAACTCGGCATCGCTTGGAACTCCGATTGGCCGGCTGTTTGGCGAGGATTCTTCGGTTCGTGGAGGGGCGGAGAGGGGAGGGAAGGAGGCCGCGAGATTTTGCTTTTTCCCGGCGCTGGGCATCCGGCTAAGCAATGGCCGCTTGTACAATTTTTTGAACTGGCCCGCTGGCTTCAGGAGCAGGGCCACGAGGTTCGTTTCATACTTGGACCGGCGGAGCTGGACCGAAGGATGGGTGTTTCGGATTATCCTGTCAGCTGTCCGGATTCATTGGAGGTCTTGCGTGAGCTGCTCTTGAGCGCACGTCTGGTGGTGGGCAACGACAGCGGGCCGATGCATTTGGCGGGCATGCTCGGCGTGCCGGGCTTGGCCTTGTTCGGGCCGGCCTTGGAGGCGCAGTGGAGCCCCGTGGGATTGCGGACCATCGGTCTGGAGCTTGCCTGTCGCCCGTGTACGCGGACCGGGCGGATATCCTGCGCCGATCCCCGTTGCATTCAGGGGATTCCTCAGAACAGAGTTCGCCGGGAAGTGGCCGCCTTCCTGACTCGGTGAGCAGGTCGGGCCTTGAATGTCTATAATTGCTCAAAAAAAAGTGGCAAGCATGACCTGGATGCCCGCCTTCGCGGGCATGACGAGCTTGGGAGAGCCTGACATAAACAGACATTCCCGCGCAGGCTGGAATCCAAAGGTAACGGAGCTTTCAGGCGATGCCCGGCCTTTTTGAGCAGTTACGAACTTCCTCTTTCATCGACAACGGGCACAAAAAAACCGGTTTCGCTTCAGGGTGGGCTGCCCAGATGCGAAACCGGTTTTTGCAAAAGGAGGAAGGTATTTTAGTTATAGCAAGCAGGATGCCAAACACAGATCTTCGCTTCTTTTCGGTCAAGCGAGCAAGGCCGTCGAACCGGAAACCTTGTCGTACCCTTCTCTTTCCGGAACGACGTTACGTCGCCTCAACTCCATGGACCCAGGTCGCGGGCCGGGAACCATGACCAGTAACGTACAAAAAATTATACTCCAAAAAAGAACGGCTTGGTTTCCGGGAATTCCTGGTTCAAAAAATTCAACCGACCTTCCAACCGGCCTGTTGAAGCTGCTCAAAGCCGATTGCTCCCAAACGAAAAATTTTCAAGCGCCCGTCGGGCAGAATACGGACAACGGTGGAAGGCGCTCCTCCGGCCGGATAGGGCGGTTGCCGGAGGATCATGCTTTTGTTGTGATTCGCCGCTTCGTCGCTTGATGGCGACAGCGAGGAAGGTGCTTCAGAGATGAGGGTCTTCGTCAGTTCCGGGTCCAGGTGTTCCGGGCGGGAGGCCGCGGGTCGGCCGCTGGTGTTGGCACTGGTGGCCGTCAGCGGGGTGGAACTCTGGACGGCCAATGTTTGGGCCGTGGGGTGAGAGGACCAGCGCACCGCGATGAAGCCGTGCTGGTCCTGCAAAAGCGGCGAAAGTCCTGTCCGCGCCGGAACGAGGATGCTCAAGGGGCCGGGCCAGAAATCTTGGGCCAGTCGGTCCAGAAGATGGTCGCGATGATCCGTGACCATGGCCAACTGATCCGGTGCGCCGATGAGCACGGGCAAGGGCTTGCCCTGGGGGCGGCCCTTGGCCCGGAAGACTCGCAGGACGGCGTCCGGCGATCGAATATCCGCGCCCAGGGCGTAAAGGGTTTCCGTGGGATAGACGACCAACGCCCCCCGGGTGATGGCTTCCACGGCCAGGGCAAGTTCCTGCTGACGGAGCTTTGCGGAAATTATCGCCTTCATTTTCGGGATGCTTCACTTCGCCGGTTAAACTGGTTGACACGTTCACAGGTAGGGGAGGGCTTCAAGCCCTCCCCTACCTGTGAACTCCAGGCCGCATGCGAAATGAAATCGCCGCGATGGGGCACGTCGGCAACCAATTATGAGCCATTCTTCTTTCTCGCGTCCAGTTGCGATTTCATCGGGTCATCCAGGAGCGAACCAGCTCCTCCATTTCTTCCGGATCAAAACTGGGCCGATCGTAGCTTCCTCGTGCTCGACGCTGCCGCCAAGCCTCGTAGAGGATTACAGCCGCGGCCACGGAGACGTTCAGACTCTGGATCATGCCCTGCATGGGGATAAACAGATTGTCCGGGATCAGGGCGTCCAGGGCCGTATCCTGGCCGCGGTGCTCGTTGCCCAGGAGGATGGCCGTGGGGCCGGTGAAGTCCCATTCCGGGAGCGGTTTGGCGTCAACGGTCAGGTTGGTGCCGAGGATCTGGTAACCCTGGGCGCGAAGTCCGCTGATCATGGCCGCGGCGTCATGGTGGCGAACCCGGTCCACCCATTTTTTGGCCGAGGCCGAGGAGCGCTTGCCCACCAGGGGAAAGGACTCGCGGGTATAGTACAACTGCACGCCGTGGACACCGAAGGCGTCGCAACTGCGCAGGATGGCGGAGACGTTGTGCGGGTCGTGAATGTTGTTCAGGATCAGGGTTAGGTCTTTCTGGCGTTTGGCCAGGACTTCCCGGATTCTGAGGATACGCTGTTCGGTGATGGAGGTTTTCATGTTCATGGTAACGGTTGATTCCCCAGGGGGTGCGGGCCAGTTACGGCATTACGGAACTCGCTCCAGGATGACCACCGCGGCGGCGGTATCCCGTCCGTGGGTCAGGCTGAGGTGGATGTGACGCGCTCCGAGCTTGGCGGCGGCGCTTTGGGCCGCACCGGAGAATTTCAGCTCCGGTTGGCCGGAAGGGCGTGAGGACACTTCGATCTGCTGGAACGTGACGCCGTCCCGGAATCCGGTTCCCAGGGCCTTGACCGCGGCTTCCTTGGCCGCAAACCTGGAGGCCAGATAGGGGACCGGTGATCCGACATGGAGCCGGGCCTGCTCAGCTTCCGTGAGCACGCGCTGGGCGAAGGTCTCGCCGAAGCGTTCCCATATCCGCTGAATCCGGTCCAGTTCCACCACGTCCAGACCCAGGCCGACTATGGGCATGGGCTCTTCCATGGTTCGTTTTGTGAAGACGACATGTTTCCTGGGGGTCAGGCGGAAAAAGTCCGGATGATGTCTGCCATCTCGCGAACCGCCTGGCCCAGACCGACGTGAATGGCTCTGGCCATGATGCTGTGGCCGATGGAGTATTCCTCGATGCCGGGGGTTTGGGCAAAGGGCAGGATGTTCGTATAGTTCAGGCCGTGGCCGAGGTTGACCTTCAGCCCGATTTCCCGGGCCAGCCGGATGCCGTGAAGGATTTTGGTCTGCTCGGCCACGCGCTGTCCCCGGCTCGGCGCGTCCGCGTAGTGGCCGGTATGGATTTCAATATATTCCGCGCCGATGGCCTTGGCGGCCTGGATCTGTTCCGGGTCCGCGTCGATGAACAGGCTGGAGAGTATACCGGCGGCGTGGATGTCCGCCAGGTAGTCCCGGAGATCCTGCTCCCGACCAATGAGATTCAATCCGCCTTCGGTGGTCAGTTCTTCCCGTTTTTCCGGGACCAGGCAGACCATGTGCGGAATGGTGGCCAGGGCAATGGCGTGCATTTCGTTCGTAGCGGCCATTTCCAGGTGCAGGTTGGTCTGGACGGTCTGCTTGAGCAGGGCCAGATCCCGATCCTGGATGTGCCGACGATCCTCGCGCAGGTGAACGATGATCCCGTGGGCCCCGCCCAGTTCGGCCAGATGGGCGGCGGTGACCGGGTCGGGCTCCCGGCCCATCCGGGCTTGGCGCAGGGTGGCGACATGGTCGACGTTGACGACGAGAACGGGCATGGGGCTTGGTCTCCTTTCTGGTGAATTTTGGACATGGTGGCGAGAAAAAAACGTCGTGTCCAACGGTTGTCGATAGTGCAGGGAATATTGCACTTTAGTCCAAAAGAACATGGTTGGTAAAGTGGTGGATTGTCAGGCTCCTTTGGTTGAGTGCCTTCTCAAGGTGATTGAGTGAGGGAATTGGCCTGGTGGTTACTTTCTTCGCTTCCGTTTCGCTTTTTCAAAATATTTCTGTTTGGTTTTTGCATAGCGCACGGTGGTCCAGAGTGCGGCGAGTATCCCGCTGATGAAGACCATGAGCATGCTCACGGTGCGCTGAACCTGCCACCGTTGGGTGGTCATCCACTCCGTGGCCCAGATCGAGCCGGATGCTTGGATGACGTTCAACAAGACCGGTACCGCAATGATCGAGGCCAGCAATCCGAACATGGCCAGCCAAAGGAATGTTCTACTCAAAAACAGGAAGAAGAGCGCCCCTTCCCTGAGGATCATCAAGCTTTTCGTGCGTTTGCCCATCCTGTCCAGGATGTCGTTCGCCTCTTTCATTTCCAACGTGGCTTGCCGGAAGAAGCTGCCGTTGTGCAGGTCCGACTTGGTAATGCGCTGAAGAATGCGGCCTGCCTGGTTATAGTCGCGGTTGGTTTTTCTGATCAGCTTTGGAAAGGGAAAATAGGCGATTTCTTCAAAAATGGTTTGAGCCCGTTCGATATTTTTATGGGCTTCCTTCTTCAAAGACGCCACGGCTTCCTTGATTTCCCGGTCAGTCTCTCTCTGCAGTTTTTCCGTGACTTCAGCCACCTTGGTGAAGGAGACAAAATTTTCCACCTGGCTGCTTTCCTGGAGGATCTCGGCGCGTTCCTCGGTGTTTTTACGAAATTGGTTGTCCGGAACGAACCATGTCTCCAGTTTCGTGCGAAGTTGCTTGAGCGCGTCCTGCTCTTTTTCGGCCTTTTGCATCGCCGCCGTCCAGGGGCCGGACAGGGCTGAAAGCAAAAAGGAGCGTCCTCGCTCAAGCTCGTGGTCGCACAGGATACGGTTGAAAAAATGTGGTTCCTGGATGATCAGGTCGGCGAAAATCGTCCAGGCTTGATCCAGAAAGCCCTTTTTGGTGAGGCAAACCGCCTGACGGTAGCGGGGCTCCAGCCATTTGGATGAATAGCGAAGGGAGTCCGAGTATGATTGATGGGCTTGGTCGTAGCTCCCTTGGACTTCGAGCAATCGGGCCTTGAGAAACAGCACGTACCCTTGCTGCAACGGAGTGTAGCAAAGATTTTGGGCATTTTTCCAGTGTCCCTCGGCTTGGCGTGGATTACCCGTCTCCAAGGCGATGAATCCCAGCAGGACATGAGGTTGATAGCTTTTCGACGTTCGCAGGATGGCTTGCTGCATCATGCGCTCGGCTTGAGGATAGTTGCCCGAACGGGTGTTTTCCAGGGCCGACCAGACGTATTCGCCCTCGGGCGGGTTGAGTTGGCGCAGTCCGTCCGGCAACTCCTTGCCGCGGCTTCGCCAAACCATGCGCATCATCCGGTGCTGGGCCGGACAATTGATTTCAAAAACAGTTTTGAGGAAGGTATGTTCCGGGCCCTCGGCCAGCAACAGTTCCGACATGGTGGCGAGGTTCCCGTTGCCGACGGTTTTGTCCAGGGTTTTGACGGCCTGGGCCAGTTCCTTGATGTCCATGGCCCCGAATTTGTCCCAGACTCCCGGCTCCGGGTTGAAGATCTGCCGACTGGGGCACTTCGATGATTCGTGGGACTTCATGCCGCAATAAAAGCAGAGCGCGTTGTTTCCGACGGACAGGGAAGCGGATGCAGGAAAGTCCACTCTGCGACGTCCCGAGGATTCGCCGCTGGAAAGTCCGAGTTGGCATAGAGCGTCCAGAGGCTGATCGCCCGCTGTATCCAGAAAGGTGATCTCGAACTCGTCGCGCAGTAACAGTCCCGCGCTCAGGGGCAGATGAGGGGTGTCCGGGGCGAGACGGTCCCAGTCAATCAAGACCTTGGTCAGTAGATCGTCGTTGAAGCTCAGGCCTTGAGATTGGACCGCGCAGTACAGGCAAGGCCAGTAGGCGTCTGGTTCGTCGGCTTTGACATGCGCGATGGTCGCCAGGATTTCCCGAATCCAGGAAGAGAGCTGGTTCAGTCCTTCGATTTTGAAGACGAGCAGGTTGGCTTGGTAAATATTGCGGAGGCCTAGGCGATCAAGAATGCCTTTCAGACGCATGTGGAAATTTTTCCAACCCAGGACATAATTATCGTTTTGCCTGTCCTGCATGGGCTTGATGAAAAAAAACCACCCCAGATCCGCGTCCAAGGAAAACCCGGGGTCGACCTTGATTGCGTGCCAGTTGATGGGCGTCATCCCAAACAGAGGCGGACGCTGTTCGACTCCCAGGCCGGGAAAGTTGGAAACGTGACTGATGACCTCCGGATGGACCCAGACGTCGAAGGACTCCCCTGGGTTGATCTTTTGCTCCGTGAGTTGATTTGTGATGCTCAACGAGAGTTCGCTATTCGATTCTCCCAGGATCAGTTTGGCCGGCAATACCTGGCTCAGGACCGGTTCCGGATGGACCTGGGTCCAAAGTAGCATTCTCGCCAGGGCTGGAAAGACCTGGGCGTTTTGAAAATACCACAAGCTTTGGTTGGAGCCTACGCTGATCTTGATTCCACCGAAGCGCGTCAAGGTCTGATGGATGGTGCTGTTGGCGTTTTTACGCCAGAGTACCCAGACGCCGAATCCGGACAGCACCAATCGAGGGTTGGTCACTTTGGGAAGACTTTTCAAGATATCGGAAAGCGGATACATGGCTTCCTCGTGAGAACTGGCGGTTATTCAGAAGGCAAGGAGCGCGGTTCTCGGTTCACGGTTGGTCGAGTGTAGTCAAGGGGGAGTCCGGTTCAGGGACGGCAGCCTCTGATAAGAGACGTTTCAGATGTTGCCGCCAATCTTGGTGCATAACACAGAAACCATAAGGATGGGGCTATGGATATCAGCAAGGCCATCGCGGCATTGAAACAGGAATCCGGTTTCGCGGACAACGTGGGCATGGTGCTCGTGCATAACGGCACTGTTCGTAGCTGGTCCAGAAAGGACAAGCAACAGGTCACGGCCTTGGAGGTGACGCCGGATCAGAAAAAAATTCAAGAACTGGTCCGGGAATATTCCGCCAAGCCGGGCATTTTTCGAATCGTGGTGGAGGCTAGGTCCGGTCTGTTCCAGCCTGGCGACGACCTGCTGTTCATCATTGTGTCCGGGGATGTGCGCGAGCACGTCAAGCCTGTTCTTTCAGAGCTTTTAGAGCGAATCAAGGCCGAAGGAGTCAGCAAACGGGAGATTCCAGCCACGGGCCCAGCCATCGCTTGATCCGTTCGGCCTCCTCGGGCTTGTCATGCTTGAGACAGCCGCTGATGTAGACTCGGGCCTTTGCTCGGAGCTCCCGGAGCGCGGCGGAGCGTTGCGACGAAGACAGAACTTCGGTTCGCAGCAGTTTGGCCAGGGCCTGGATCCGGTAGAGGTCCAGGCCGATGATTTTTTTGGAGAGTTGGTCCGGGTGGCCCCCGGTCTTGTGGACCAGCTTTTCCGGGCAGAAGCCTACGGGATGGCGGACCAGGGTTCGCAGCCAGAGGTCGTAATCTTCGCAGGCCGGGAGGGTCGGGTCGAAAGGCCCAACCTCTTCCCAGAATCGGCGGTCGAACAGCACGCAGGACGGGCTGATCAGGCACAGCTTTAGGGCGTCTTCAAAAAACCAGCCCTCGGGCTTGGCATGTTTGACCATGGGGTTGACCCGACGTCCGTGGCGAATCCAGATTTCGTCGGTCTGGGAAATGCGCCAGCCTCCGGCCTCGTGGCAGGCGAGGTGGATCGCCAGTTTTTCCGCCAACCACCAATCGTCCGAATCCAGTAGCGCCAGATACTCGCCTTGGGCCGCGGCCAACCCCGTGTTGCGGGCCGCGGAAACGCCTTGGTTTCGTTCGTGGCGCAGAACCCGCATCCTCGGATCCCGGATTTCGCGTAATACCGATGGGGTCGCGTCCGTGCTCCCGTCGTCCACCACCAGCACTTCCATTGCCCTCCAGGAACCGTTGCGGTCTCGCTGAGCCAGCACGGAGCGGATCGCTCGGAGGACCTGCTCCGGGCGGTTGAAGACCGGAATGACAATGGAAACCAGCACGACGCCTTCTTCGGACTCAGCGCGGGTGGGGAGTCGAGCCTTGGTCAGCCGAGTTTTGGCCCAAGGGCTGGATGTGGGAGCAGTGCATGGAGTTCAGCGGTTGCCCTCGGTCTCTACGTAAGCAGGTGGGCGCTTCCAGTCCGAGAGGAAGAAGAGCGCCTTAATGGGCCCCAGGGGAGAGACCAGTTGGATCCTGACATCCTCCCACCGTGGTGCGGAGGTGGTGGAAAAGACCCCCTTGATGCGGATATCTTGCGCGAGGGACTCGGTGAGTGGTGTCGGATGATGTTGCATTACTGAAGGAAATAGGAAAAAGTTGATGTGTCGCCTCGCACGGACTTTTTTTTGTAGTTGGCAACAGCGGGGGACGCAAGCGACCAGAGAAGGGAAGTAGGGGCAATATGTTCTTGATGGTCACTGAGTCGAGGACTGGTTGGAATCGAAATCCAAGTCGAAATCGAAATAGTCATCGTGATGCATCTTGGTCACGGGCCCTATTCAATTGCGATTTCGATACGGATTAAAGAAAACTATCGATACTCAAAAAGGGGTGAGGATATGAGCGACGTCATCCTGGTGACCGGCGGGGCCGGGTACATCGGCAGCCAGACCTGTAAGGCCCTGGCCGAGGCCGGATATCGACCGGTAACCTTGGACAACATGGTTTACGGCCATGAGTGGGCCGTGCGCTGGGGAGAACTGGTCAAGGGAGACATCCTGGACGGGGCCGCGCTGGATGCGTTGTTCGCGGCTCATGCGCCCAAGGCGGTGATCCACTTCGCGGCCTATGCCTATGTGGGCGAGTCCGTGACCGATCCACAAAAATACTACCGCAACAACGTGGCCGGGTCGCTCAGCTTGCTGGAGGCCATGCTCCGGCACGGGTGCCGACGGATCGTCTTTTCCAGCACCTGCGCCACCTACGGCGAACCGCTGGAGATTCCTATTCCCGAAACCCATTCCCAGCATCCGGTCAATCCCTATGGCTGGAGCAAGCTGATGATCGAAAAAATGCTTCGGGACTTCGATGCGGCCTATGGTCTGCGTCACGTGGCCCTGCGCTACTTCAACGCGGCCGGGGCTGATCCGGACGGAGAACTGGGCGAGGAGCACGATCCGGAAACCCACCTGATTCCGCTGGCCGTGCTCGCGGCCCAGGGCAAGCGCGGGCCGTTGTCCGTTTTTGGCCGGGATTATCCGACTCCGGACGGGACGGCGATCCGGGACTATATCCATGTCGCCGACCTGGCCCGGGCCCATGTGGCCGCGTTGCGATTCCTGCTGGCCGAGGACCGTAGCGATGCGTTTAATCTGGGAACCGGCTCGGGGCACAGCGTGCGCCAAGTCGTGGACATGGTCCGAGAAGTGGGCGGACGAGAGGTGCCGACCCTGGACGCCCCCCGGCGGGCCGGAGACCCCCCGGCCCTGGTGGCCGTTGCGGACAAGGCCCGGGCCGTTTTGAAATGGGAGCCGAGCCTTCCTCGGTTGCGGGACATCGTCCGGACTGCCTGGGACTGGCACGCCGGGCGGGGATGATTGCACGTCGGTCGGCCCGGTGACTGTCCTTCTTTGGGAATGTCGTCACACCATGATCCTGAACCACCGCCCCGTCGTCGAAAACGACCTTCACGCCATTTGCGCGTTTCCGCGCAACGAGGATGAGCTGTTCTTCGCGTATCCCAAGGCCACGTATCCGCTGACGCCGCCTCAACTGCTGGAGGCCGTCCGGCGACGCTCGGACTCCACGGTGGTGGAGGATGACGGGAACGTCGTCGCGTTCGCCAATTTTTATCGCTGGGAAACGCAAGGGTGCTGTTCCATCGGCAACGTTATCGTCTCCCCGGCGGCGCGAGGGAAAGGCGTGGGTCGGTACCTCGTGGAACGGATGATCGATCTTGCTTTCGCGAGATATCGGGCCATTGAGGTGACGGTGTCGTGCTTCAACCGCAACGCTGCCGGACTACTGCTGTATCCCCGGCTGGGGTTTCAGCCCTATGCCGTGGAGGAACGGCGTGATAAGAGTGGGAGCCGGGTCGCGCTGATTCATATGCGG
The window above is part of the Desulfonatronum sp. SC1 genome. Proteins encoded here:
- the galE gene encoding UDP-glucose 4-epimerase GalE, with product MSDVILVTGGAGYIGSQTCKALAEAGYRPVTLDNMVYGHEWAVRWGELVKGDILDGAALDALFAAHAPKAVIHFAAYAYVGESVTDPQKYYRNNVAGSLSLLEAMLRHGCRRIVFSSTCATYGEPLEIPIPETHSQHPVNPYGWSKLMIEKMLRDFDAAYGLRHVALRYFNAAGADPDGELGEEHDPETHLIPLAVLAAQGKRGPLSVFGRDYPTPDGTAIRDYIHVADLARAHVAALRFLLAEDRSDAFNLGTGSGHSVRQVVDMVREVGGREVPTLDAPRRAGDPPALVAVADKARAVLKWEPSLPRLRDIVRTAWDWHAGRG
- a CDS encoding molybdenum cofactor biosynthesis protein MoaE, translated to MDISKAIAALKQESGFADNVGMVLVHNGTVRSWSRKDKQQVTALEVTPDQKKIQELVREYSAKPGIFRIVVEARSGLFQPGDDLLFIIVSGDVREHVKPVLSELLERIKAEGVSKREIPATGPAIA
- a CDS encoding GNAT family N-acetyltransferase; the encoded protein is MILNHRPVVENDLHAICAFPRNEDELFFAYPKATYPLTPPQLLEAVRRRSDSTVVEDDGNVVAFANFYRWETQGCCSIGNVIVSPAARGKGVGRYLVERMIDLAFARYRAIEVTVSCFNRNAAGLLLYPRLGFQPYAVEERRDKSGSRVALIHMRLRNPN
- a CDS encoding glycosyltransferase family A protein, giving the protein MLVSIVIPVFNRPEQVLRAIRSVLAQRDRNGSWRAMEVLVVDDGSTDATPSVLREIRDPRMRVLRHERNQGVSAARNTGLAAAQGEYLALLDSDDWWLAEKLAIHLACHEAGGWRISQTDEIWIRHGRRVNPMVKHAKPEGWFFEDALKLCLISPSCVLFDRRFWEEVGPFDPTLPACEDYDLWLRTLVRHPVGFCPEKLVHKTGGHPDQLSKKIIGLDLYRIQALAKLLRTEVLSSSQRSAALRELRAKARVYISGCLKHDKPEEAERIKRWLGPWLESPVC
- a CDS encoding tetratricopeptide repeat protein, coding for MYPLSDILKSLPKVTNPRLVLSGFGVWVLWRKNANSTIHQTLTRFGGIKISVGSNQSLWYFQNAQVFPALARMLLWTQVHPEPVLSQVLPAKLILGESNSELSLSITNQLTEQKINPGESFDVWVHPEVISHVSNFPGLGVEQRPPLFGMTPINWHAIKVDPGFSLDADLGWFFFIKPMQDRQNDNYVLGWKNFHMRLKGILDRLGLRNIYQANLLVFKIEGLNQLSSWIREILATIAHVKADEPDAYWPCLYCAVQSQGLSFNDDLLTKVLIDWDRLAPDTPHLPLSAGLLLRDEFEITFLDTAGDQPLDALCQLGLSSGESSGRRRVDFPASASLSVGNNALCFYCGMKSHESSKCPSRQIFNPEPGVWDKFGAMDIKELAQAVKTLDKTVGNGNLATMSELLLAEGPEHTFLKTVFEINCPAQHRMMRMVWRSRGKELPDGLRQLNPPEGEYVWSALENTRSGNYPQAERMMQQAILRTSKSYQPHVLLGFIALETGNPRQAEGHWKNAQNLCYTPLQQGYVLFLKARLLEVQGSYDQAHQSYSDSLRYSSKWLEPRYRQAVCLTKKGFLDQAWTIFADLIIQEPHFFNRILCDHELERGRSFLLSALSGPWTAAMQKAEKEQDALKQLRTKLETWFVPDNQFRKNTEERAEILQESSQVENFVSFTKVAEVTEKLQRETDREIKEAVASLKKEAHKNIERAQTIFEEIAYFPFPKLIRKTNRDYNQAGRILQRITKSDLHNGSFFRQATLEMKEANDILDRMGKRTKSLMILREGALFFLFLSRTFLWLAMFGLLASIIAVPVLLNVIQASGSIWATEWMTTQRWQVQRTVSMLMVFISGILAALWTTVRYAKTKQKYFEKAKRKRRK